A window of Cyclopterus lumpus isolate fCycLum1 chromosome 14, fCycLum1.pri, whole genome shotgun sequence contains these coding sequences:
- the mogat3b gene encoding LOW QUALITY PROTEIN: 2-acylglycerol O-acyltransferase 3b (The sequence of the model RefSeq protein was modified relative to this genomic sequence to represent the inferred CDS: inserted 2 bases in 2 codons): MVKVAGMTKEKTQWKQFLETVSTLQWVLCFLILGVSCIILMVCLMFTSLWPLSTLYFMWLVXWTGKTPERGGRKATFVRRWRVWKHFRDFFPIKLVKTAELNPNQNYILGCHPHGIMSAGAFACFSTESCGFAEVFPGMRNTLVVLAGLFRIPILRDYLMCGGLCPVSKPSLVHLLSKRGKGNAVVIVIGGAAESLASSPGVNVVVMRQRKGFVRXALEFGADLVPVYSFGENELFQQVVFSEGSLGRRLQDLFKKIMGFAPCLFVGERLAFLPYKTPITTVVGSPISVPKRITPTEEEVDRYHRLYMEGLSKLFHEHKASCGLSESHKLQII, translated from the exons GTTGCAGGAATGACTAAAGAGAAAACTCAGTGGAAGCAATTCTTAGAGACCGTGAGTACTCTGCAATGGGTACTGTGCTTTCTCATCTTAG GAGTGTCCTGTATTATCCTCATGGTGTGCCTTATGTTTACCTCGTTGTGGCCGCTCTCCACTCTGTACTTCATGTGGCTGG GATGGACTGGCAAAACCCCTGAGCGAG GGGGCAGGAAAGCCACAtttgtgaggaggtggagggtctGGAAGCACTTCAGAGATTTCTTCCCAATCAAA CTGGTGAAGACGGCCGAACTGAATCCAAACCAAAACTACATCTTGGGCTGTCATCCGCATGGTATCATGAGTGCTGGAGCCTTCGCCTGCTTCAGCACAGAAAGCTGTGGCTTCGCCGAGGTGTTTCCTGGGATGCGGAACACCCTGGTGGTACTGGCAGGGCTTTTCAGGATACCAATCTTGAGAGACTACTTAATGTGTGGAG GTCTTTGTCCAGTCAGCAAACCAAGCCTTGTCCACCTCCTCTCAAAGAGAGGCAAGGGAAATGCAGTGGTGATTGTGATAGGGGGCGCTGCCGAGTCTCTGGCGTCCTCTCCTGGAGTCAACGTGGTGGTAATGAGGCAGAGAAAGGGATTCGTCA TGGCTCTTGAGTTTGG GGCTGATCTGGTGCCGGTTTACTCATTCGGGGAGAATGAGCTCTTTCAGCAGGTGGTTTTCTCAGAAGGCAGTCTAGGTCGGAGGTTACAGGACCTGTTTAAAAAGATTATGGGTTTTGCCCCGTGTCTATTTGTTGGAGAGCGCTTGGCCTTCCTGCCCTACAAGACTCCAATCACCACCGTTG TGGGAAGTCCAATCTCAGTGCCAAAGCGCATCACACCTACTGAGGAGGAGGTCGACCGCTATCACAGGCTTTACATGGAGGGCCTGTCCAAGTTATTCCATGAACACAAGGCCAGCTGTGGGCTTTCTGAAAGTCACAAGCTTCAGATCATTTAG
- the srrt gene encoding serrate RNA effector molecule homolog → MGDSDDEYDRRRRDKFRRERSDYDRSREREDRRRDDWNDREWDRGRERRSRGEYRDYDRGRRERFTPPRHDMSPQQKRMRRDWDDHGGEPYRGGYDLGYGGGGGGVGVGGGGGGGGGGGGGGGGGGGGGGGGGGGGGGPSYGPPQHWGHPDLHLMQPHHGIPIQARLGNIHDMDLGPPPPLMKSFKEFLLSLDDSVEETEAVKRYNEYKIDFRRQQMQDFFLAHKDEEWFRSKYHPDEASRLKAEALGALHNRLNVFTFLMENSWFDNVSLDIEQTPVIIKVMDAAVIKMEGGTDHDLRILDLPSEEEEEREKLASVAGAAEPPKREDLKSLDGDRKPLVEKDKNEKEESDSASTERAAAAAAAVEGEGVKEEAEKEAAKEEMPEPKKPRRKRKRSGDSDDEASASESDSESDSDSNSNCSDKPVKKEEVQDKDDEEEEEGEEEKPKENAEADNKEEKKPKDDSPRPRPLHRTCSLFMRSIAPTISKAEIIALCRRYPGFLRVCLSDPHPERRFFRRCWVTFDRSVNIKEVCWNLQNIRLRDCELAPGVNRDLARRVRNINGITQHKQVLRNDIKLAAKLIHALDEKGDLWSIKSQEERHRERTELPAQNPILKNITDYLIEEVSAEEEELLGSGSGMSSEESTKEGNPAETTVERDDKLAKVLDRLILYLRVVHSIDYYNTCEYPSEDEMPNRCGMIHVRGPIPPNRITHGEVQQWQKMMEEKLSPLFSLKEILSEDEAGKMGRKDPEEEVEKFVNANTQELGKDKWLCPLSGKKFKGPEFVRKHILNKHGDKIDEVKKEVVFFNNFLMDAKRPSLPEMKLPPLPGPGLLSPSMPFPPQGPQGPMGFGQPRPPLMGYGVVPPYPPNQYGGGRGNYDNFRGQGGYLGKPRNLRMSRGDPRNIVEYRDLDAPDDMDFF, encoded by the exons ATGGGAGACAGTGACGATGAGTACGATCGCAGGAGACGGGACAAATTCAGACGGGAGAGAAGTGACTATGACCGTTCAAGAGAGCGAGAAGACAGACGCAGAGATGACTGGAACGACAG AGAGTGGGATAGAGGTAGGGAACGACGTAGCCGCGGAGAGTACCGGGATTATGACAGAGGTCGTAGGGAGAGATTCACTCCACCCAGACACGACATGAGTCCACAGCAGAAACGCATGAGAAGAGACTG GGACGACCATGGCGGAGAGCCTTACCGTGGGGGGTACGACTTGGGttatggaggaggtggtggcggagtaggagtaggaggaggtggaggtggaggaggaggaggaggaggaggaggcggtggtggtggcggcggcggcggaggaggcggTGGTGGCGGAGGAGGGCCAAGCTATGGCCCGCCACAGCACTGGGGTCATCCTGACTTGCACCTCATGCAGCCTCATCATGGCATCCCTATTCAGGCGAG GCTCGGTAACATCCATGACATGGATTTGGGTCCACCTCCTCCCCTAATGAAGAGCTTTAAAGAGTTCCTGTTGTCCTTGGATGATTCAGTAGAGGAGACTGAGGCAGTGAAACGCTATAATGAGTACAAGATCGACTTCCGCCGGCAGCAGATGCAGGACTTCTTTTTGGCTCATAAAGATGAAGAGTG GTTCAGGTCCAAGTATCACCCAGATGAAGCCAGCCGACTGAAGGCAGAGGCCCTGGGTGCCTTGCACAACCGCCTGAATGTCTTCACGTTCCTGATGGAAAACAGCTGGTTTGATAATGTCTCCCTGGACATTGAACAAACCCCGGTCATCATCAAGGTTATGGATGCAG CTGTGataaagatggagggagggacggATCATGATCTTCGCATCTTGGACCTGCCatctgaagaggaggaagaaagggagaagTTGGCGTCTGTAGCAGGGGCAGCCGAACCGCCCAAGAGAGAAGACCTCAAATCCTTAGACGGGGATCGCAAACCTTTAGTagagaaagacaaaaatgaGAAG gaggagagcgacTCTGCCAGCACagaaagagctgctgctgctgctgctgcagtagaAGGAGAGGGTGtgaaagaggaggcagagaaagaagCTGCCAAAGAAGAAATGCCTGAACCCAAGAAA ccgagaagaaagagaaagcgCAGTGGAGACAGCGATGATGAAGCCAGTGCCTCAGAGAGTGACTCTGAGTCAGATTCAGACTCAAATTCCAACTGCTCTGATAAACCTGTGAAGAAGGAAGAGGTGCAAGACAAGgatgacgaagaggaagaggagggtgaag aggagaaacCAAAGGAGAATGCTGAAGCCgacaacaaagaagaaaagaaacccaAAGATGACTCTCCCAGACCGCGGCCTCTCCACAGGACCTGCTCTCTGTTCATGAGGAGCATCGCTCCCACTATTTCAAAGGCTGAGATTATTGCG CTTTGCCGGCGTTACCCTGGCTTTCTGCGCGTGTGCTTGTCTGACCCCCATCCGGAGCGCAg GTTTTTCAGACGTTGCTGGGTGACGTTTGACCGTAGCGTCAACATCAAAGAGGTTTGCTGGAACCTTCAGAATATTCGA CTGCGTGACTGTGAACTGGCACCAGGGGTGAACAGGGACCTGGCCCGGAGGGTGCGTAATATTAATGGCATCACTCAGCACAAGCAGGTGCTCCGCAACGACATCAAGCTGGCTGCCAAACTCATTCATGCCTTGGATGAGAAGGGAGACCTGTGGAGCATCAAGTCCcaggaagagagacacagagagcgCACCGAG CTGCCGGCTCAGAACCCCATCTTGAAGAACATCACAGATTACCTGATCGAGGAGGTGAgcgctgaggaggaggagctcctcGGCTCAGGAAGCGGGATGAGTTCTGAGGAGAGCACGAAGGAAGGAAACCCGGCAGAGACGACTGTGGAGAGGGATGACAAACTAGCCAAG GTTTTGGATCGTCTAATCTTGTATCTGCGTGTTGTGCATTCAATCGACTACTACAACACCTGTGAATACCCCAGTGAAGACGAAATGCCCAATCGCTGTGGCATGATCCATGTACGTGGACCCATCCCACCGAACCGCATCACACATGGAGAAG TGCAACAATGGCagaagatgatggaggagaagcTGAGTCCTTTGTTTAGTTTAAAAGAAATCCTGTCTGAGGACGAGGCCGGTAAGATGGGCCGCAAGGATCctgaggaggaggttgagaagttTGTGAATGCCAACACTCAAGAGCTGGGGAAGGACAAATGGCTCTGCCCACTAAGTGGCAAGAAATTTAAG GGCCCCGAGTTTGTACGAAAGCACATCCTGAACAAACACGGGGACAAAATTGATGAAGTGAAAAAGGAAGTGGTGTTCTTCAATAATTTCCTAATGGATGCCAAGAGACCGTCGCTGCCTGAGATgaaacttcctcctcttccaggcCCAG GTCTGCTTTCTCCCAGCATGCCATTTCCTCCTCAAGGTCCTCAGGGTCCAATGGGCTTTGGACAGCCTCGTCCACCACTGATGGGCTATGGTG TTGTACCTCCTTACCCTCCCAACCAAtatggaggaggcagaggcaACTATGACAACTTCCGCGGACAAGGTGGCTACCTAGGAAAGCCACGCAACCTCAG AATGTCGCGCGGTGATCCACGCAACATCGTTGAATACCGTGACCTGGATGCTCCAGATGACATGGACTTCTTTTAG